The following coding sequences lie in one Syntrophales bacterium genomic window:
- a CDS encoding chemotaxis protein CheW: MENKVETMQQGAQSANREGKYLTFSLSGEEYGIGILKVKEIIGLMAITTIPRMPPYVKGVINLRGKVIPVIDLRLKFAMAEAEYTERTCIIVVEISGEGGRILIGIIVDSVSEVLNVKGADIEDTPVFGAKLNTEYILGMAKIGNSVKILLDIDRALSSEELAMMETAA; this comes from the coding sequence ATGGAAAATAAAGTTGAAACAATGCAGCAGGGGGCGCAGAGCGCTAATCGGGAGGGCAAGTACCTGACCTTTTCTCTGTCCGGGGAGGAGTACGGAATAGGGATACTGAAGGTGAAGGAGATTATAGGGCTAATGGCGATCACGACGATTCCCCGGATGCCTCCCTACGTAAAGGGGGTGATCAACCTGCGGGGAAAGGTGATTCCTGTGATCGATCTACGTCTTAAATTTGCGATGGCTGAGGCAGAATACACGGAGCGCACCTGCATCATTGTCGTCGAGATATCCGGCGAAGGGGGGCGTATCCTGATCGGGATTATCGTTGATTCCGTATCCGAGGTTTTAAACGTAAAGGGCGCTGACATTGAGGACACACCTGTCTTCGGGGCGAAACTCAATACGGAATACATCCTGGGAATGGCCAAGATTGGCAATAGCGTAAAGATACTGCTCGACATCGACCGGGCGCTAAGCAGCGAGGAGCTGGCAATGATGGAGACGGCGGCATAA
- a CDS encoding sigma 54-interacting transcriptional regulator: protein MDELDFGELIGRSEPMLKVFETTAKVANSESTVILYGESGTGKELVARAIHCNSSRKNSKIVAVNCGAIPEELLESELFGHERGAFTGAIRSRAGRFELAQGGTIFLDEIGDMSPALQVKLLRVIQEKAFEKVGGVKTIKADVRIISATNKDLEKAVADKKFRDDLFYRVNVIPIYMPPLRSRKIDIPILALYFLDKFNNLNNKNVTGIKEAVMRIFQNYPWPGNVRELQNLIERIVVIKENGEVTVDDLPAKMIAAAERICPAESDCGFPKEGIDLNKAVEDFEKDLLCRALKKTAGVKSRAATLLGINRTTLVEKLKRFKIT from the coding sequence ATGGATGAATTAGATTTTGGAGAACTGATCGGTCGCAGTGAACCTATGTTGAAGGTCTTTGAAACAACTGCAAAGGTCGCAAACTCAGAAAGTACTGTCATCTTATATGGAGAAAGCGGAACCGGCAAAGAGCTCGTTGCACGGGCAATCCATTGCAACAGTAGTAGAAAAAACAGTAAAATTGTTGCCGTAAATTGCGGCGCCATTCCGGAAGAACTGCTTGAAAGCGAACTGTTCGGCCATGAAAGGGGGGCATTTACCGGCGCCATCCGCAGCCGCGCAGGACGATTTGAGCTTGCACAAGGGGGGACTATTTTTCTCGATGAAATAGGCGATATGAGCCCAGCGCTGCAGGTAAAACTGCTGCGCGTCATTCAGGAAAAGGCGTTCGAAAAGGTGGGAGGCGTCAAAACAATAAAAGCAGATGTCCGCATTATCTCAGCAACAAATAAGGATCTGGAAAAGGCAGTGGCCGATAAAAAATTTCGGGATGATCTCTTTTATCGCGTGAATGTAATCCCAATCTATATGCCGCCGTTACGGTCAAGAAAGATCGATATCCCCATCCTTGCCTTGTATTTTCTTGATAAATTTAACAACCTTAACAATAAGAACGTGACTGGAATAAAAGAAGCAGTAATGCGTATTTTTCAGAATTATCCTTGGCCGGGAAATGTCCGAGAGCTGCAGAATCTGATCGAGCGAATCGTTGTCATTAAGGAAAACGGAGAAGTAACCGTCGATGACCTCCCTGCCAAAATGATTGCTGCTGCGGAGAGGATATGCCCCGCGGAATCTGATTGCGGTTTCCCTAAGGAAGGCATTGATTTAAACAAGGCCGTTGAAGATTTTGAAAAGGATTTACTCTGTAGGGCGCTAAAAAAAACCGCCGGTGTCAAGAGCAGAGCGGCAACCCTTTTGGGAATAAACAGAACAACCCTGGTGGAAAAATTAAAAAGATTCAAAATAACATGA
- a CDS encoding protein-glutamate O-methyltransferase produces the protein MAEYELKDSDFEKISTLVYNKCGINLHSGKKELVSARLGKRLREGGFASFADYYKHITGEQGAEELVLMIDSISTNLTYFFREESHFIKLSELLSVFSESAAQEKGDPKLLIWCAGCSTGEEPYSVSMTVRESLRVPSVKVRILATDISTTVIKKAAAGIYPADKVKNIPAPLLNKYFQRGAGERAGYLRVKKEIRTMVNFKLFNLMQSPPSEVHFDFIFCRNVMIYFDKQTQQRLVGNFFNSLKKGGYFFIGHSESLTGLSHSFKYVEPSVYKK, from the coding sequence ATGGCGGAATACGAACTTAAAGACAGCGATTTTGAGAAGATCAGCACACTCGTTTACAATAAATGTGGAATAAACCTGCATAGCGGAAAAAAAGAGCTTGTAAGCGCCCGTTTGGGGAAGAGACTGCGTGAAGGAGGCTTCGCCTCTTTTGCGGATTATTACAAGCATATAACGGGTGAGCAAGGGGCTGAAGAATTAGTCCTGATGATTGATTCAATTTCCACCAACCTTACCTATTTTTTCCGGGAAGAAAGCCATTTTATCAAACTTTCCGAGCTATTGTCTGTTTTTTCGGAGAGTGCGGCACAAGAAAAAGGTGATCCGAAATTACTTATTTGGTGTGCCGGATGTTCTACAGGCGAAGAGCCTTATTCGGTTTCGATGACCGTTCGCGAGTCACTTCGTGTGCCGTCCGTAAAGGTTAGAATATTGGCCACTGATATATCCACAACGGTTATAAAGAAGGCGGCTGCAGGAATTTATCCCGCTGATAAGGTTAAAAATATTCCCGCTCCTTTGTTGAATAAATATTTTCAGAGGGGGGCAGGTGAACGGGCTGGCTATCTGCGCGTCAAAAAAGAGATCAGAACGATGGTGAATTTCAAGTTATTCAATCTGATGCAGTCTCCGCCTTCGGAAGTGCATTTTGATTTCATATTCTGTCGTAACGTAATGATCTACTTTGACAAACAGACACAGCAGAGGCTTGTGGGCAACTTTTTCAACAGTTTGAAGAAGGGCGGCTATTTCTTTATCGGACATTCGGAGAGCTTGACAGGTCTTAGCCATTCTTTTAAATACGTTGAACCAAGCGTTTACAAAAAATAG
- a CDS encoding FAD-binding protein: MLTKAVIDHLRNRVGAKNVYHEKEDLLVYGYDATPEVSALPDVAVFPENIEGLKAALAIGREEGLSVTPRGAATGLSGGSTPIKGGMVLGLTRMNKIIEIDEENLTATAEAGVITIDLFNAASARGLFYPPDPGSQNVSTLGGNVAENAGGLRGLKYGVTRNYVMALTGLLADGTEFKTGGKCVKDVAGYSLRDLLVGSEGTLGIITEITVRLISPPQEKRTLLAYFRDIRTAGEAVSRIIAARIIPATLEIMDKMTINCVEDYSAIGLPRQMEALLLIEVDGHPAVVAEEATGVRRILEEVRADEIHQAKTPAEAARLAAARRTALSAVARVSPTTILEDATVPRSRLSETFAEIERLKEKYQVRVATFGHAGDGNLHPTALADERNRTEIEHVHAFFAELYEKVLAMGGTVSGEHGIGIAKKGYLLRQFGEGGMAVMRRIKDSFDPGGLLNPGKIFIDDVSSNKVRTKGEVHD; this comes from the coding sequence ATGTTGACAAAAGCGGTTATCGATCATCTCAGGAACCGCGTCGGTGCGAAAAACGTTTACCATGAAAAAGAAGATCTTCTCGTTTACGGGTATGACGCAACCCCAGAGGTCAGCGCCCTTCCTGACGTGGCAGTGTTTCCGGAAAATATCGAGGGTCTGAAGGCGGCGCTTGCCATCGGCCGCGAAGAAGGCCTCTCTGTCACGCCCCGCGGCGCGGCAACGGGGCTCTCCGGCGGGAGCACCCCGATCAAAGGCGGCATGGTTCTCGGCCTCACCCGGATGAATAAAATCATTGAGATCGACGAGGAGAATCTGACCGCCACCGCCGAAGCGGGCGTCATTACGATTGATCTGTTCAATGCCGCATCTGCGCGGGGGCTTTTCTACCCGCCCGACCCCGGTTCGCAGAACGTCTCCACGCTCGGCGGCAACGTCGCGGAAAACGCAGGGGGGCTCCGCGGCCTCAAATACGGCGTAACCAGAAACTACGTGATGGCCCTGACCGGCCTCCTTGCCGACGGGACGGAGTTCAAAACCGGGGGAAAATGCGTCAAGGATGTAGCCGGCTATTCGCTGCGCGACCTCCTCGTCGGCAGCGAAGGAACCCTCGGGATCATCACCGAAATCACGGTCCGTCTGATCAGCCCGCCCCAGGAGAAGCGCACCCTGCTTGCCTATTTCCGGGACATCCGCACCGCCGGCGAGGCGGTATCCCGAATCATTGCCGCCCGGATAATCCCCGCGACCCTCGAGATTATGGACAAAATGACGATCAACTGCGTCGAGGACTACTCCGCCATAGGACTTCCCCGCCAGATGGAGGCTCTCCTCCTGATCGAGGTTGACGGTCACCCCGCGGTAGTCGCCGAGGAGGCGACCGGGGTCCGGAGAATCCTGGAAGAGGTCAGGGCTGATGAAATCCATCAGGCAAAAACCCCCGCCGAGGCGGCCCGCCTTGCCGCCGCCCGGAGAACCGCCCTTTCGGCAGTGGCCCGCGTCTCGCCCACCACGATCCTGGAAGACGCCACCGTTCCCCGGAGCCGTCTGTCCGAAACCTTCGCGGAGATCGAAAGGCTCAAGGAGAAATATCAGGTCCGGGTGGCCACCTTCGGCCATGCGGGGGACGGCAACCTCCACCCTACGGCCCTTGCCGATGAACGCAACCGCACGGAGATTGAACATGTTCATGCCTTCTTCGCCGAACTTTACGAAAAGGTCCTGGCGATGGGGGGAACGGTCTCCGGCGAACACGGAATCGGGATCGCCAAGAAAGGCTATCTGCTCCGTCAGTTTGGCGAGGGCGGCATGGCCGTCATGCGCCGGATCAAGGACTCCTTCGACCCGGGAGGTCTGCTCAATCCGGGGAAGATCTTCATAGATGATGTATCTTCTAACAAGGTCCGGACTAAGGGAGAAGTCCATGACTGA
- the kdpF gene encoding K(+)-transporting ATPase subunit F, with product MTFIYIIGLIIAVGLVVYLFIALLKPEVFS from the coding sequence ATGACATTCATCTATATTATCGGATTGATCATCGCGGTGGGGCTGGTCGTTTATCTCTTCATCGCCTTGCTTAAACCGGAGGTATTCTCGTGA
- the mazG gene encoding nucleoside triphosphate pyrophosphohydrolase, producing the protein MKLSNTQVEDKFRELLALVARLRSPDGCPWDQSRKQEDIARYLLEESYEVVDAIEGGSPPALMEELGDLLFQILFLARMAEEAEEFSIADVLNALTEKMIRRHPHVFGDAKAKNVEEVRVNWERIKKEVEHRGTGDARLFADIPRSLPTLTKAQQITARASTVGFDWNNTAGVLKKVDEELGEFRAALEKGDQAAMHDEAGDLLFTLVNLCRFVRVDAEAALRSSLGKFNHRFVHIEQALASQGKTPADSSLVEMERLWNEAKNKSAGEP; encoded by the coding sequence ATGAAACTATCCAACACCCAGGTCGAAGATAAATTCCGAGAGCTGCTCGCTCTGGTCGCCCGGTTGCGATCTCCCGACGGCTGCCCCTGGGACCAATCCCGCAAGCAGGAGGATATCGCCCGTTACCTCCTCGAGGAGTCCTATGAGGTCGTCGATGCCATTGAAGGCGGCTCGCCGCCGGCGCTCATGGAAGAGCTCGGAGACCTTCTTTTTCAGATACTCTTCCTCGCCCGGATGGCCGAGGAGGCGGAAGAATTCTCCATTGCCGACGTTCTGAATGCGCTCACCGAGAAGATGATCCGCCGCCATCCCCATGTCTTCGGCGACGCCAAGGCTAAGAATGTCGAGGAGGTCCGCGTTAACTGGGAGCGGATCAAAAAGGAGGTCGAACACAGGGGAACCGGCGATGCCCGTCTGTTCGCCGACATCCCCCGCTCACTTCCCACGCTGACAAAGGCCCAGCAGATCACCGCACGGGCCTCAACGGTCGGATTTGATTGGAACAACACCGCCGGGGTGCTGAAAAAAGTCGATGAGGAACTCGGCGAATTCCGAGCCGCCCTGGAAAAAGGCGATCAAGCGGCAATGCACGATGAGGCCGGCGACCTCCTGTTCACACTTGTCAACCTCTGCCGCTTTGTCCGCGTGGATGCAGAAGCGGCCCTCCGAAGCTCCCTCGGAAAGTTCAACCATCGGTTCGTCCATATCGAACAGGCTCTTGCCTCACAAGGAAAAACTCCGGCGGACTCCTCCCTCGTCGAAATGGAGCGGCTCTGGAACGAAGCGAAAAATAAATCAGCAGGGGAACCCTGA
- the kdpA gene encoding potassium-transporting ATPase subunit KdpA, which translates to MTPQGIFQIGLYFVVLIAAAIPLGHYMAKVYAGEPVFLSRLAGPLERLIYRCCRIDPEEEMNWKAYAGGLLIFSLAGWLAVYLLQRLQGSLPFNPHGLPAVAPDLAFNTAVSFVTNTNWQAYGGETTLSFLTQMAGLTVQNFASAASGMAVLLALVRGLKRTLSGTIGNVWVDLTRSIVYILLPLSLVMALFLVSQGVVQTLQSPATVQLLEQGRDEKGNAVSTQEIALGPAASQVAIKQLGTNGGGFFNVNSAHPLENPTPLSNFAEMLALLLIPAALCITFGRMLGDRRQGWALLAAMMLILIPLLGVSVFSEQAGNVSFSQMDVDQSAGPLQAGGNMEGKEARFGIANSALWAVATTAASNGSVNAMHDSFTPLGGLAPLWLMQLGEIVFGGVGSGLYGMLMFVLIAVFVAGLMVGRTPEYLGKKIEAFEIKMASLVILIPAAVVLIGTAISVVVKPGLEGILNPGPHGFSEILYAFSSAGNNNGSAFAGLNSNTFFYNISLACAMLIGRFGLMIPVLAAAGSLARKKLIPAGAGTLPTHTPLFVFFLVAVIILVGALTFIPALALGPMAEYLIWIR; encoded by the coding sequence GTGACCCCCCAGGGAATTTTTCAGATCGGGCTCTATTTTGTCGTGCTGATTGCGGCGGCAATCCCCTTGGGGCACTACATGGCCAAAGTCTATGCCGGAGAACCCGTGTTCTTGAGCAGGCTGGCCGGTCCCTTGGAAAGATTGATCTATCGATGCTGCCGGATCGACCCGGAAGAGGAAATGAACTGGAAGGCATACGCCGGAGGATTGCTCATTTTCAGTCTGGCGGGTTGGCTTGCCGTCTATCTGTTGCAGCGGCTCCAGGGATCCTTGCCGTTCAATCCCCACGGATTGCCCGCCGTGGCCCCTGATCTGGCCTTCAATACCGCTGTCAGCTTCGTCACCAATACGAACTGGCAGGCCTACGGCGGCGAAACGACGCTGAGTTTCTTGACGCAGATGGCGGGACTGACGGTCCAGAACTTCGCCTCCGCCGCTTCGGGAATGGCCGTGCTGCTGGCCCTGGTAAGGGGGCTGAAGAGAACCCTCTCCGGGACCATCGGCAACGTCTGGGTGGATCTGACGCGCTCCATCGTCTATATCCTTCTGCCCCTGTCGCTGGTGATGGCGCTTTTCCTCGTCTCCCAGGGGGTGGTGCAGACCTTGCAAAGCCCGGCTACGGTCCAACTCCTGGAGCAGGGCCGGGACGAAAAGGGCAATGCCGTGTCCACGCAGGAGATCGCCTTGGGGCCGGCGGCAAGCCAGGTGGCCATCAAACAACTGGGCACCAACGGGGGCGGATTTTTCAATGTCAATTCGGCCCATCCCCTGGAAAATCCAACGCCCCTTTCCAATTTCGCCGAGATGCTGGCCCTTTTGCTGATCCCGGCGGCGCTGTGCATCACCTTCGGCAGGATGCTGGGCGACAGGAGGCAGGGATGGGCGCTATTGGCTGCCATGATGCTGATTCTCATCCCGCTTTTGGGCGTAAGCGTGTTCAGTGAACAGGCAGGGAATGTCTCCTTCAGCCAGATGGACGTCGATCAGTCCGCCGGCCCCCTCCAGGCGGGCGGCAATATGGAAGGCAAGGAGGCGAGGTTCGGCATCGCCAATTCCGCCCTCTGGGCCGTGGCGACGACGGCCGCCTCCAATGGGAGCGTCAATGCCATGCATGATTCGTTTACCCCGCTGGGCGGTCTGGCGCCCCTGTGGCTGATGCAGTTGGGCGAGATCGTTTTCGGAGGGGTGGGCTCCGGGCTCTACGGCATGCTCATGTTCGTGCTGATCGCCGTCTTCGTGGCCGGGCTCATGGTGGGCCGCACGCCCGAATACTTGGGCAAGAAGATCGAGGCCTTTGAAATCAAGATGGCCTCCCTGGTCATCCTGATTCCGGCCGCGGTCGTCCTGATCGGCACCGCCATCTCTGTTGTCGTTAAGCCGGGCTTGGAAGGGATCCTCAATCCCGGCCCCCATGGCTTTTCCGAGATTCTCTACGCCTTCTCGTCGGCAGGGAACAACAATGGCAGCGCCTTTGCCGGATTGAATTCCAATACCTTTTTCTACAACATCTCCCTCGCTTGCGCCATGCTCATCGGGCGGTTCGGTCTGATGATCCCCGTGCTGGCGGCGGCGGGATCGCTGGCCCGCAAGAAGCTCATCCCCGCCGGCGCCGGCACGCTGCCGACGCACACGCCGCTCTTTGTGTTCTTCCTGGTGGCGGTGATCATCCTGGTAGGCGCCCTGACCTTCATACCGGCTCTGGCCCTGGGGCCGATGGCCGAGTATCTGATTTGGATTCGTTGA
- a CDS encoding HDOD domain-containing protein, with protein MDLTSDINCPPREVVDVIQRDPVLMMNLLKLVNSSYFGLSQSVTSVNHAVVYIGINTVKNIALLTAALGVLPRKNKAGFNIDDFLLHSLSTAAISKTLAKKVAVPERELSDFFLCGLLHDFGKIVFTNFLPGEYQKTLLVAKEQGLPLYEAEMQVLETDHAQVGSLLAEKWRLPSPVVECIKNHHCRDSRQQLMTDAVFAANQISKKTGTGYSGDNIVQELPDKIYDLLGAEDIENVILSLGDVTATLDKSFLRQ; from the coding sequence ATGGATTTAACATCCGACATAAATTGCCCACCCCGGGAGGTGGTGGATGTAATACAGCGCGATCCGGTCTTGATGATGAACCTTCTCAAATTAGTAAACTCTTCCTATTTTGGATTGTCGCAGTCGGTAACCTCCGTCAACCACGCTGTCGTTTATATAGGCATCAATACAGTAAAAAATATTGCCTTGCTTACGGCAGCGCTGGGCGTACTTCCCCGGAAAAATAAAGCCGGTTTCAATATAGATGATTTTTTGCTGCATTCATTATCCACCGCCGCCATATCAAAAACATTGGCGAAAAAAGTTGCTGTTCCCGAACGGGAATTGTCTGACTTTTTCCTTTGCGGCCTGCTTCATGATTTCGGTAAAATAGTTTTTACAAACTTTTTACCGGGGGAGTATCAGAAAACGCTGCTTGTCGCCAAAGAACAAGGTCTGCCCCTCTACGAAGCGGAGATGCAGGTTCTGGAAACCGACCATGCGCAGGTAGGGTCTTTACTCGCAGAAAAATGGCGCCTCCCCTCCCCTGTCGTTGAATGCATTAAAAATCATCATTGTCGGGACTCTCGCCAGCAGTTAATGACTGATGCGGTCTTTGCGGCAAACCAGATAAGCAAGAAAACCGGAACAGGATACAGCGGCGATAACATTGTTCAGGAGCTCCCCGATAAAATTTATGACCTTTTAGGAGCTGAAGACATCGAGAACGTCATATTGTCTTTAGGAGATGTAACTGCAACTTTAGACAAATCTTTTTTGCGGCAGTAG
- a CDS encoding MBL fold metallo-hydrolase: protein MKIQFWGVRGSIPSPGAKTVRYGGNTTCIEVKTDSGQTIILDAGTGIYPLSQQLLSVMPLTCHIFITHTHWDHIQGLPFFLPLFISGNDIRIYGAFDPLLQKDIGDVLRDQMAYSYFPVRETELAADIQYTSLRERQTTEIGSTLVTGIITNHTALNFGYLIESNGKKVFFTGDNEELFNIYSPEDDSYEEYNQIIQHKNDFLHDFIRGANVIIADSAYTSEEYLAKKGWGHGTYEYCIEMAKKAEVPSLYFTHHEPLRSDDELDRIKKQLEARFSSSPGTPLLYMAYEGLEINL from the coding sequence TTGAAAATACAATTCTGGGGAGTGCGCGGTTCGATACCTTCGCCAGGGGCAAAAACCGTCAGATACGGCGGCAACACCACCTGCATCGAGGTAAAAACCGACAGCGGGCAGACAATCATCCTTGACGCGGGCACGGGAATATATCCACTGTCGCAGCAGCTTCTAAGCGTAATGCCTCTCACCTGCCATATATTTATCACACACACACACTGGGATCATATCCAGGGTCTTCCCTTTTTCCTTCCGCTTTTTATATCCGGCAACGATATCCGGATTTACGGAGCATTTGATCCCCTGCTGCAAAAAGATATCGGGGATGTGCTGCGCGATCAAATGGCGTACTCCTACTTCCCCGTCAGAGAAACGGAACTTGCCGCTGATATACAATACACTTCACTTCGCGAACGGCAAACAACAGAAATTGGGTCAACTCTGGTTACAGGCATAATAACGAACCACACCGCCCTTAATTTCGGATATCTTATCGAGAGCAATGGGAAAAAGGTTTTTTTCACCGGCGACAATGAAGAATTGTTCAATATTTACAGTCCTGAAGACGACTCATATGAAGAGTACAACCAAATTATCCAGCATAAAAACGATTTTCTTCATGATTTCATAAGGGGCGCCAATGTTATTATTGCCGATTCCGCATACACCAGTGAAGAATATCTGGCAAAAAAAGGATGGGGGCACGGCACTTATGAGTACTGTATCGAGATGGCAAAAAAAGCAGAAGTCCCATCCCTGTACTTTACTCACCATGAACCTCTGCGCAGCGATGATGAGCTTGACCGGATTAAAAAACAGTTGGAGGCGCGGTTTTCATCATCCCCCGGAACGCCTCTCCTTTATATGGCGTACGAAGGTCTCGAAATAAATCTTTAA
- a CDS encoding (Fe-S)-binding protein, translating to MTESSPVGNFNPADAPSYESILQCMRCGFCLAVCPTYALTNRERSSPRGRAALARAVAEGRLEFTAAVGEEAFFCLDCKACSTACPSGVQVGTIMEFCRSQEQSFHPLPLPAGILRDFILKRMLPSPDLMETSLLPVRLYQRLGVQWAVRRIGLNRFLPDTLAKMEGILPTLGRPLRLDIPAVIPAQGKKRGRVAFFLGCAMSLVFPDVSRQTARILSQQGFEVVTPAKVKCCGAPHLAEGDRETARRLALINLDLFLGLDCEYIVTDCAGCGCALKEYEELLAGHADHERLRLFRSKLRDISEFLAEVGIRTEELKEVPLSVTYHEPCHLVHGQGLSVPPRQVIRQIPGVELREMKESSWCCGMAGSFALKEIETSRKLLERKLANVRDTNADILVTANPGCHLQLAWGVRELGLKQPVLHIVELLGRALPK from the coding sequence ATGACTGAGTCATCCCCTGTGGGCAATTTCAATCCAGCCGACGCCCCGAGCTATGAATCGATCCTGCAGTGCATGCGCTGCGGCTTCTGTCTGGCCGTCTGCCCCACCTACGCCCTGACCAATCGGGAGCGCTCCAGTCCCCGGGGCCGCGCGGCACTGGCCCGCGCCGTGGCGGAGGGACGGCTGGAATTCACTGCCGCCGTCGGAGAGGAGGCGTTCTTCTGCCTGGACTGCAAGGCGTGTTCAACGGCATGTCCCTCGGGAGTGCAAGTCGGGACGATAATGGAATTCTGCCGCAGCCAGGAACAGAGTTTCCACCCCCTCCCCCTCCCCGCCGGCATCCTGCGCGACTTCATCCTCAAGCGGATGCTCCCCTCGCCGGATCTGATGGAGACATCCCTGCTGCCCGTCCGTCTTTACCAGCGACTCGGCGTGCAATGGGCCGTTCGTCGGATCGGACTGAACCGCTTTCTCCCTGACACCCTGGCCAAGATGGAGGGGATACTGCCCACCCTCGGCCGGCCGCTCCGCCTCGATATTCCGGCGGTCATCCCGGCGCAGGGGAAGAAACGGGGCCGCGTGGCCTTTTTCCTCGGATGCGCCATGAGCCTGGTCTTCCCCGATGTATCGCGGCAAACCGCCCGCATCCTTTCCCAACAGGGATTCGAGGTCGTCACCCCTGCCAAGGTAAAATGCTGCGGCGCCCCTCACCTGGCCGAAGGGGATCGCGAAACCGCCCGGCGCCTGGCCCTGATCAATCTCGATCTCTTTCTCGGACTGGATTGTGAATATATCGTCACGGACTGCGCCGGATGCGGCTGTGCCTTGAAGGAGTATGAGGAGCTCCTCGCCGGGCATGCCGATCACGAGCGGCTCCGGCTGTTTCGCTCCAAGCTCCGCGACATCTCCGAATTTCTCGCGGAGGTGGGAATCAGGACCGAGGAGCTCAAAGAAGTGCCGCTCAGCGTCACATATCATGAGCCCTGTCACCTCGTTCACGGCCAGGGCCTTTCCGTACCCCCGCGCCAGGTGATCCGGCAGATCCCCGGCGTTGAGCTCCGGGAGATGAAGGAGTCGAGCTGGTGCTGCGGGATGGCGGGTTCCTTCGCCCTCAAGGAGATCGAGACCAGCCGCAAGCTGCTCGAGCGGAAACTCGCTAACGTCCGGGACACCAACGCCGACATCCTCGTCACGGCTAACCCCGGGTGCCATCTCCAACTCGCCTGGGGCGTCCGGGAGCTGGGGTTGAAACAGCCAGTCCTGCACATCGTGGAACTCCTCGGACGCGCCCTTCCTAAATGA